Sequence from the Verrucomicrobiales bacterium genome:
CGGGAGCGGATCTGGCGATCGATGCCATAGTCAACGGGGCCTTGGCGCGCGGTTCAGTGATGCAAACTCGGAGGAGTGTGGACCCGTGGTGGGAGGTTGATCTGGGACAATCGGCCCCGATCGATCGGCTGGCGATCTGGAGTCGGACGGATGTCACCTTTGAGGACGCCCTCCAGGACTTGCGCGTCGAGTTGCTGGATGCTTCGCGTCGGACGGTCTTCACTCAGACCGTCGGGAAAGCAGCCAGCCCTGTTCACAAGATCGACTTCTCCGGGGTGCGCAACCTTCGGCTGCACACCGTCAGTGTGTCGCATGCGGACGACGGAACATCCGGAGCCCTCTTGATGGATCAGGATTGGGAGACGGGCTGGCGCGTGACCTCTCAATTGGATCAACCTCAGGAGGCGGTCTTTTCCCTGTTTGAGCCTTTGGACCTGGCCCCCACCGAGAAACTAGTGGTTGTCTTGGAGCATACCCGCCGCGATCGTGCCAGTTTGGGGCGGTTTCAATGGTTCGGGTCGGCGGCGGATGCGGCTTTGTTCGCCGTGCCCGCCTCGGTTCGCCGCGGCTTGGCCCTGCGGAGTGAGGATCGCTCCCCGCAGCAGCAGAACGACCTGGGCTCGTTTTATTGGAGATTCACTCCGCAGTATGCCTTGTTGGACGCTCGGGTCCGTCCCCTGGAGGATCGTAGGTGGCAACTGGAAACTTCCATTTTAAAGACCCCGGTGATGCAAGAGTTAGGAGAGGATTTTCGTCGATCATCGCATGTGCTCATCCGAGGTGACTTTATGAATCCGGGAGAGCGGGTTACCGCCCGTGTTCCATTGGAGTTGCATCCGTTTCCGAAGGGTTCCCCTACGAATCGGCTGGGACTGGCTCGCTGGCTCCTGGATGAGGAGAACCCGTTGACCGCACGCGTGGCGGTCAACCGACTCTGGGCGGTCCTATTCTCCCGCGGGATCGTTTCAACGCCGGAGGATTTTGGAACGCAGGGATCGCCCCCCAGTCATCCGCAGCTTTTGGATTGGCTGGCGACGGAGTACCGTCGCCTGGGTTGGGATACCAAGGCGTTGCTCCGAACTTTGCTTGTTTCCGCCACCTACCGTGCCAGTGCCCAGGTAAGTCCGGAATTACTGGTGCAGGATCCGGCCAACCAATGGCTCGGTCGTTTCCCACGCCTACGTTTGGAGGCGGAGATGCTCCGCGACCAGGCCTTGGCAGTGGGCGGGCTGCTCAGCTCGAAGATGTTTGGACCTTCGGTCTTTCCAGCTCAGCCGACTGGACTTTGGCAGCCGGCGTTCACTTACGGACAAAACTGGGAAATCAGTGCCGGAGAGGATCGGCATCGCCGAAGTCTCTATACGTTCTGGAGAAGGTCCGTGCCGTATCCCTCACTGATGGCCTTCAATGCTCCGACCCGTGAGGTTTGTACCGTTCGTCGGGCGGTAAGCAATACGCCGCTGCAGGCTTTGGTTACTTTGAACGATCCGGTGTTTGTGGAGGCAGCCCAGGGCTTCGCTGGTCGGATTCTGAGGGAAGGGGGAGTTGCCACTCGCCAACGGGCTAAGTGGGCCTGGCGCCAAGCGACCGGCCGGGAAGGGGAAGTTCGTGAGATCGATAGCATCGTTCGCTTGTATGAGAGCGCGGTCGTGGAGTTTGCCCGGGATGAGGAATCGGCGCGGGAGATGGCAGGCGCTGAGGCGGCGATCGATGCTCTGCGGGTTTCGGCGGCTCAGTGGGCGGCGTGGACGGTGGTCGCGAACATGCTCCTCAACTTGGACTCCGTGCTCACTAAAGGCTAGCTGATGAACTTGCGCGATCTCCGGATTCTGACTCAAACCCGGCGTCATTTTCTCCGGCAGGGGGGATTGTCGCTGGGGGCCATCGCCCTGAGCCAACTCCGCGGGGAGAAAGTTCAGGCTGCGCTGTCCGGGGCTGAGACCTCCCCGTTGACCCCGCGGCCGCCTGCCCGTCCAGCACGTGCCAAATCGGTGATCTACCTGCATATGTCGGGCGGACCTCCTCAGCACGAACTGTTCGATTGGAAGCCCAGGCTTCGTGAGCTACACCGGCAGGATTGTCCGGAGGAGTTTCTCAAGGGCCAGCGATTCGCCTTCATACGCGGAGTTCCCAAACTCCTGGGGACCCCCTACTCCTTTGCGCGTTATGGACAAAACGGCGCACCCGTGAGCGAGCTCCTCCCCCTCTTCTCGCAGAAAGTCGACGAGGTTACTTTTGTTCGGTCGATGGTCACGCCGGAGTTCAACCATGCTCCCGCAGAACTCTTTCTTCACACGGGCGACAACCGGCCTGGTCATGCCTCCATTGGCTCGTGGGCGACTTACGGCTTAGGTTCGATGAATCAGAACCTTCCTGGATTCATGGTTCTGGTTTCCGGTGGAGCGGATCCGACGCCGGGAATCAGTGCCTGGGGAAGCGGGCCGTTGCCCTCGGTGTATCAGGGAGTTCAGTGCCGCAGTGGGGCTGATCCGATCCTGTTTTTGAGCAACCCGCCCGGATTGAGCCGGCCGCTCCGTCGCAAGGCCTTGGACGCTTTGCTCGAGTTGAACCAAGTGGAACTGGAGAGAGTGGGAGATCCGGAGACCAGAACTCGGATCGCTCAGTATGAGCTGGCCTACCGAATGCAAGTCTCAGTTCCGGAGGTGATGGACATCCGTCGGGAGAATGCCAAAAATCTGGAACGTTATGGCGCTCAGCCGGGTGCCGTGTCCTTCGCGAACAACTGTCTGCTCGCACGGAGGCTGGTAGAAAACGGGGTTCGTTACGTCCAGCTTTTTGATTGGGGATGGGACTGTCATGGGAGCAATGAGGAAAATGACCTGCTTAAGCATCTGCCCAAGAAGTGCCGTGAGATTGATCGTCCGATCAGTGCGTTGCTCGAGGATCTGAAGGCTCGTGGCTTGTTAGATGAGACCTTGGTTGTGTGGGGTGGAGAGTTTGGACGGACCCCGATGAGCCAGGAATACAAGGGGCTCAAGCTGGTCGGACGCGACCATCATCCGCACAGTTTTACCATCTGGCTTGCGGGAGCGGGAGTGAAGCGCGGATTTAGCTACGGCAGCACCGACGAGCTGGGGTACTCTGTCGCTGAAAACAAGGTAGGGGTCCACGATTTGCAGGCGACCGTTCTTCACTTGTTGGGTCTGGATCCGGAGGCGTTGGTGTATCGGTCCCAAGGGCTCAATCACCGGCTAATCGGTCCTGCTGATGGACCGCGCGTTGTCCAGGAGATTTTGAGCTGATACGAACGGAGTGGTTCCCCTTCTGCCTCTCCTTCGTAATCGTAATCGTAATCGATTCCCCGCCGCCGACGTCTAACTCGACGAAGTTTCCGACAAAGGGGAATACGGGGGGCGGGGCTACTGGTCCGAGGGGAGGACTCGTCCCCTACAAAA
This genomic interval carries:
- a CDS encoding DUF1553 domain-containing protein — its product is MRWLSLMLSRVALLLLFQEAGSPAAAPAFPASSHAPLTSAMSHWAFQKPKRPPVPVATRTNWGRNEIDAFILEQWELRGFAPPAEAERTTLIRRVALDVTGLPPTGEEVGRFVADPSPKAYEAMVDHYLSSPRFGERWARVWLDLARYADSKGYGSDGLRPYMWRYRDWVINAFNRNLPYDQFTIEQLAGDLLPNPTLEQRLATAFHRNSMANDEGGTDDEEFRVAAVKDRVDTTMQVWMGLTFSCAKCHSHKYDPFTLTDYYSLFAFFNQTADTDLEDDSPRLASPTEAESQELDRLRRELQPLLAQRDQFDPADTPERRQWEDDLRRADQSWIGLRPVAAMALGGTELVVGTAGIVEAQGERTTTNRYRLEFPSAPAGLRAFRLQVIPVTANGVPSLGRAPDGHLTLNEVQFQVQPKQVQLPQARFVRLQLRGGKRILSLAEVEVMSEGLNIGTKGKASQSSTQGGAGADLAIDAIVNGALARGSVMQTRRSVDPWWEVDLGQSAPIDRLAIWSRTDVTFEDALQDLRVELLDASRRTVFTQTVGKAASPVHKIDFSGVRNLRLHTVSVSHADDGTSGALLMDQDWETGWRVTSQLDQPQEAVFSLFEPLDLAPTEKLVVVLEHTRRDRASLGRFQWFGSAADAALFAVPASVRRGLALRSEDRSPQQQNDLGSFYWRFTPQYALLDARVRPLEDRRWQLETSILKTPVMQELGEDFRRSSHVLIRGDFMNPGERVTARVPLELHPFPKGSPTNRLGLARWLLDEENPLTARVAVNRLWAVLFSRGIVSTPEDFGTQGSPPSHPQLLDWLATEYRRLGWDTKALLRTLLVSATYRASAQVSPELLVQDPANQWLGRFPRLRLEAEMLRDQALAVGGLLSSKMFGPSVFPAQPTGLWQPAFTYGQNWEISAGEDRHRRSLYTFWRRSVPYPSLMAFNAPTREVCTVRRAVSNTPLQALVTLNDPVFVEAAQGFAGRILREGGVATRQRAKWAWRQATGREGEVREIDSIVRLYESAVVEFARDEESAREMAGAEAAIDALRVSAAQWAAWTVVANMLLNLDSVLTKG
- a CDS encoding DUF1501 domain-containing protein, with product MNLRDLRILTQTRRHFLRQGGLSLGAIALSQLRGEKVQAALSGAETSPLTPRPPARPARAKSVIYLHMSGGPPQHELFDWKPRLRELHRQDCPEEFLKGQRFAFIRGVPKLLGTPYSFARYGQNGAPVSELLPLFSQKVDEVTFVRSMVTPEFNHAPAELFLHTGDNRPGHASIGSWATYGLGSMNQNLPGFMVLVSGGADPTPGISAWGSGPLPSVYQGVQCRSGADPILFLSNPPGLSRPLRRKALDALLELNQVELERVGDPETRTRIAQYELAYRMQVSVPEVMDIRRENAKNLERYGAQPGAVSFANNCLLARRLVENGVRYVQLFDWGWDCHGSNEENDLLKHLPKKCREIDRPISALLEDLKARGLLDETLVVWGGEFGRTPMSQEYKGLKLVGRDHHPHSFTIWLAGAGVKRGFSYGSTDELGYSVAENKVGVHDLQATVLHLLGLDPEALVYRSQGLNHRLIGPADGPRVVQEILS